A window from Mus caroli chromosome 2, CAROLI_EIJ_v1.1, whole genome shotgun sequence encodes these proteins:
- the Gtf3c5 gene encoding general transcription factor 3C polypeptide 5 isoform X1 — protein sequence MAAAEPDADPKAAIPVDLRRERRLVCVEYPGVVRNEAKMLQTLGGEESVSRIYTDPTKRLELYFRPKDPYCHPVCANRFSTSSLLLRIRKRTRRRRGVLGDEAHPQVTFNLEIIGIISTIYKFQGMSDFQYLAVHTEAGGKHVSMYDRVLMRKPEKEEFFHQDLPLYIPPPIFSRLDTPVDYFYRPETQHREGYHNPTISGENLIGLSRARRPHNAIFVNFEDTDVPEQPLEAAVQTWKKACTNPIDQKVEEELRKLFDIRPVWSRNAVKSNVSVHPDKLKILLPYMAYYMITGPWRSLWIRFGYDPRKHPDAKIYQVLDFRIRCGMKYGYGSRDMPVKAKRSTYNYSLPITVKKTSNQPVTMHDLKQGLGPSGTDGPRKLTYNKYKLKDSVYIFREGALPPYRQMFYQLCDLNVEELQKIVHRNDGTETVCTERDGWCLPKTTDHLRDTMSLMILQTIRSERPALFSNTGKADRGKEQLMFESGEEEEEEEEEEEEEEEDFKPSDGSENEMETEILDYV from the exons ATGGCGGCGGCAGAGCCGGATGCGGACCCGAAGGCCGCCATCCCTGTGGACCTGCGGCGGGAACGGCGACTGGTGTGCGTGGAGTACCCGGGCGTAGTACGTAATGAGGCCAAGATGCTACAGACCCTGGGCGGCGAGGAAAGCGTCTCTCGA ATCTACACTGACCCCACCAAGAGGCTCGAACTCTACTTCCGGCCCAAGGACCCATACTGCCACCCTGTGTGCGCTAACCGTTTCAGTACCAGCAGCCTGCTGCTCCGGATCCGGAAAAGAACAAGGCGTCGGAGAGGTGTCCTGGGAGACGAGGCCCACCCCCAGGTCACGTTCAACTTGGAGATCATTGGCATCATCTCCACAATTTACAAATTTCAGG GAATGTCTGACTTCCAGTACTTGGCAGTGCACACAGAAGCTGGTGGCAAGCACGTGTCCATGTATGACAGAGTGCTCATGCGCAAGCCTGAGAAGGAGGAGTTCTTCCATCAGGACCTACCACTCTACATCCCCCCACCCATCTTCTCCAGGCTGGACACCCCTGTGGACTATTTCTATCGCCCTGAGACACAGCACCG AGAAGGCTATCATAATCCCACCATCTCAGGGGAGAACCTGATTGGACTGAGTAGAGCCCGGCGCCCCCACAACGCCATCTTTGTCAACTTTGAGGACACTGATGTTCCTGAACAGCCTTTGGAGGCTGCAGTCCAGACATGGAAGAAGGCCTGCACCAATCCCATAGAtcagaaggtggaagaggagCTGAGGAAG CTCTTTGACATCCGTCCTGTTTGGTCACGAAACGCTGTCAAGTCTAACGTCAGTGTCCATCCTGACAAGCTTAAGATCTTGCTTCCCTATATGGCTTATTACATG ATAACAGGCCCGTGGAGAAGCTTGTGGATTCGATTTGGCTATGACCCTCGAAAACACCCAGATGCCAAGATTTATCAAGTCCTTGATTTTCGAATCCGCTGTGGAATGAAATATG GTTATGGCTCCAGGGACATGCCTGTTAAAGCGAAGCGCAGCACGTACAACTACAGCCTCCCCATCACCGTCAAGAAGACAT CCAACCAGCCTGTCACCATGCATGACCTGAAGCAGGGCCTGGGCCCATCAGGAACTGATGGCCCACGGAAATTGACCTACAATAAGTACAAACTCAAG GATTCGGTCTACATCTTCCGGGAAGGGGCGCTGCCACCCTATCGACAGATGTTCTACCAGCTGTGTGATTTGAATGTGGAGGA GTTGCAGAAAATTGTTCACCGAAACGATGGGACAGAGACTGTGTgcacagagagagatgggtggtGCCTCCCCAAGACCACAGATCACCTGAGGGACACCATGTCACTCATGATTCTACAGACCATCCGCTCTGAGAGGCCTG CTCTTTTCTCCAACACAGGTAAGGCTGATCGTGGGAAAGAGCAGCTGATGTTTGAatctggagaagaggaggaggaggaggaggaagaggaggaggaggaagaggaggatttCAAGCCCTCAGATGGGAGCGAGaatgagatggagacagagattcTGGATTACGTGTGA
- the Gtf3c5 gene encoding general transcription factor 3C polypeptide 5 isoform X2 has translation MAAAEPDADPKAAIPVDLRRERRLVCVEYPGVVRNEAKMLQTLGGEESVSRIYTDPTKRLELYFRPKDPYCHPVCANRFSTSSLLLRIRKRTRRRRGVLGDEAHPQVTFNLEIIGIISTIYKFQGMSDFQYLAVHTEAGGKHVSMYDRVLMRKPEKEEFFHQDLPLYIPPPIFSRLDTPVDYFYRPETQHREGYHNPTISGENLIGLSRARRPHNAIFVNFEDTDVPEQPLEAAVQTWKKACTNPIDQKVEEELRKLFDIRPVWSRNAVKSNVSVHPDKLKILLPYMAYYMITGPWRSLWIRFGYDPRKHPDAKIYQVLDFRIRCGMKYGYGSRDMPVKAKRSTYNYSLPITVKKTSNQPVTMHDLKQGLGPSGTDGPRKLTYNKYKLKDSVYIFREGALPPYRQMFYQLCDLNVEELQKIVHRNDGTETVCTERDGWCLPKTTDHLRDTMSLMILQTIRSERPGKADRGKEQLMFESGEEEEEEEEEEEEEEEDFKPSDGSENEMETEILDYV, from the exons ATGGCGGCGGCAGAGCCGGATGCGGACCCGAAGGCCGCCATCCCTGTGGACCTGCGGCGGGAACGGCGACTGGTGTGCGTGGAGTACCCGGGCGTAGTACGTAATGAGGCCAAGATGCTACAGACCCTGGGCGGCGAGGAAAGCGTCTCTCGA ATCTACACTGACCCCACCAAGAGGCTCGAACTCTACTTCCGGCCCAAGGACCCATACTGCCACCCTGTGTGCGCTAACCGTTTCAGTACCAGCAGCCTGCTGCTCCGGATCCGGAAAAGAACAAGGCGTCGGAGAGGTGTCCTGGGAGACGAGGCCCACCCCCAGGTCACGTTCAACTTGGAGATCATTGGCATCATCTCCACAATTTACAAATTTCAGG GAATGTCTGACTTCCAGTACTTGGCAGTGCACACAGAAGCTGGTGGCAAGCACGTGTCCATGTATGACAGAGTGCTCATGCGCAAGCCTGAGAAGGAGGAGTTCTTCCATCAGGACCTACCACTCTACATCCCCCCACCCATCTTCTCCAGGCTGGACACCCCTGTGGACTATTTCTATCGCCCTGAGACACAGCACCG AGAAGGCTATCATAATCCCACCATCTCAGGGGAGAACCTGATTGGACTGAGTAGAGCCCGGCGCCCCCACAACGCCATCTTTGTCAACTTTGAGGACACTGATGTTCCTGAACAGCCTTTGGAGGCTGCAGTCCAGACATGGAAGAAGGCCTGCACCAATCCCATAGAtcagaaggtggaagaggagCTGAGGAAG CTCTTTGACATCCGTCCTGTTTGGTCACGAAACGCTGTCAAGTCTAACGTCAGTGTCCATCCTGACAAGCTTAAGATCTTGCTTCCCTATATGGCTTATTACATG ATAACAGGCCCGTGGAGAAGCTTGTGGATTCGATTTGGCTATGACCCTCGAAAACACCCAGATGCCAAGATTTATCAAGTCCTTGATTTTCGAATCCGCTGTGGAATGAAATATG GTTATGGCTCCAGGGACATGCCTGTTAAAGCGAAGCGCAGCACGTACAACTACAGCCTCCCCATCACCGTCAAGAAGACAT CCAACCAGCCTGTCACCATGCATGACCTGAAGCAGGGCCTGGGCCCATCAGGAACTGATGGCCCACGGAAATTGACCTACAATAAGTACAAACTCAAG GATTCGGTCTACATCTTCCGGGAAGGGGCGCTGCCACCCTATCGACAGATGTTCTACCAGCTGTGTGATTTGAATGTGGAGGA GTTGCAGAAAATTGTTCACCGAAACGATGGGACAGAGACTGTGTgcacagagagagatgggtggtGCCTCCCCAAGACCACAGATCACCTGAGGGACACCATGTCACTCATGATTCTACAGACCATCCGCTCTGAGAGGCCTG GTAAGGCTGATCGTGGGAAAGAGCAGCTGATGTTTGAatctggagaagaggaggaggaggaggaggaagaggaggaggaggaagaggaggatttCAAGCCCTCAGATGGGAGCGAGaatgagatggagacagagattcTGGATTACGTGTGA